The Armatimonadota bacterium DNA segment TGGAACGAAGCGCAAACCCGGGCGAATGAAGCCTATTACGCCCAGAGGCGACGGATCACCGTGGACCCTATCACCCGACTGGAGGGACACGGTAAGATCGATATCTTCCTCAACGAGCAGGGAGAAGTGGAACGAGCGTACTTCCAGGTGCCCGAGCTGCGGGGTTTCGAGGTCTTCTCCCTGGGACGACCGGCGGAGGACATGCCTCAGATTACCAGCCGTATTTGCGGCGTGTGCCCCACAGCGCACCACATGGCAGCCACCAAAGCGCTGGATGACCTGTACCGGGTAGAGCCGCCTTCACCCGCCCGCAAAATCCGCGAGCTGGTGTACAACACCTTTATGCTGGAAGACCATGCCCTGCACGTGTATGTGCTGGGCGGTCCCGACTTCATTGTGGGACCCGACGCCCCGCCGGAGATGCGCAACGTGCTGGGCGTGATCCAGACCGTGGGAATAGACATCGGCAAGCGCGTTATCTCCACGCGCCGACGCCTTCGCGAGTTCATCGCCTATCTGGGCGGCAAGGTCGTGCATCCTGTGCTGGGGTTGCCCGGAGGTGTCGCAAAGGGTATCGCCCCCGAAGACCTGCCGCGTTTTCAGGAACTGGCGAAAGATGCCCTCGATTTCGCCCTGTTCACCCTGCAGGTGTTCCATGACGTGGTGCTGAAGAACCAGGCATACGTCGACCTGATCACCTCGGACACCTACACCCACCGCACCTACTACATGGGGCTGGTGGACGAGAAGAACCGCGTGAACTTCTACGATGGCAAGGTCAGGGTGGTCTCTCCGGAGGGCAAGGAGTACGCCAAGTTCGCCGCGCAAGCGTATCTGGACTATATCGCCGAGCACGTCGAGCCCTGGAGCTACGTCAAGTTCTGCTACCTGAAGGGCGTCGGCTGGAAGGGCTTCACCGACGGCGCCGAGAGCGGTATCTATTCGGTAGCCCCGCTGGCGCGGTTGAACGCCTCCGACGGCATGGCGACTCCCGAGGCGCAGAAGGCGTATGAGGAGTTCTTCAACACCTTTGGGCAGAAGCCGGTGCACCACACGCTGGCAAACCACTGGGCGCGCGTGATTGAGATGGTATACGCCGCCGAGCGCATTGTGGAGCTCCTCAACGACCCGGAAATCACCAGCCAGAATCTGCGCGTCATCCCCACCACCAGTCCGACGGTGGGCGTCGGTGTGGTGGAAGCCCCACGCGGCACGCTGTTCCACCATTACGAAACCGACGAGGACGGCATCCTGCGCAAAGTGAACCTCATCGTCGCCACCCAGAATAACTCTGCCCGCATGGCGATGAGCGTCGAGAAGGCAGCGAAGGGGCTGATACACGGCGGGGAGGTGTCCGACGGGCTATTGAACAAGGTGGAGATGGCATTCCGGGCGTACGACCCGTGCCATGCCTGCGCCACGCACTCCCTGCCCGGGCAGATGCCACTGGTGCTGACCGTGTACGGAGCGCACGGTGAGGTGCTCCACCAGCAGAAACGGTAATGGAACGCACAGCGCGCACACTGGTACTGGCACTGGGGAATGACCTGCTCGGCGATGACGGCGTCGGTTTGGAAGCGGCGCGCCAGATTGCCGGGCAGGTCGATGGGTCGGTAGACGTACAGGAAACTGGCGAAGCTGGACTGGCTTTGCTGGAACTGCTGGAGGGATACGGGCGCGCGTTGTTGATAGACTCCATCGTCACGGGGCGCTATCCACCCGGCACAGTGATCGAGTTCTCGCCGGAGGACTTTCGTCGGGTGATAGCCCCTTCCCCACACTACGCCGGCTTGCCAGAAGTGCTGGAGATGGCTCATCGCCTGAATCTGGAGTTCCCCCGGCATATCCGCATCCTCGCCATGGAGGTGCAGAATCCCTACGAGTTCCACGTCGGTTTCTCCGAACCGGTGCAAGAGGCTCTGCCCCGGCTGGTTCAGCGTGCCCTGCAGATTCTGCGCCAGTGGCAGCAGGAGACGACAGCAGCCGCTGACAGCGCATGATGCGGGTCATGCGCAGGATGGTCTTCCTTGCCTGAGGTTTTCGCACACTATGGTTCGGCAGAAGCACCTGCTTTCCAGAAGCCGGGAGGACGCCTCTCGCCGAGCATCGCTTGCGGTTCGGTAAGGGATATGGCAAAATAGAAGCATGAACACACCGGACAGGCGACCCATCGAGGTGATTCTGCTGGGACCGGCTCTGGACGTGCGCGGTGGGGTTTCTTCAGTGGAAAGGCTGATTCTGGCGCATGCTCCCGAGGAGGTGCACATTCGCCACATCGCTACCATGCGCGACGGGGGAATGCTGCGCAAGCTGGTTGTCTTCATCGTGGCGATAGTCCGCCTGAAGTGGCTCTTGCTGACACAGCGCGTGGATCTCATCCATATCCACTTCGCCAGCCGCGCCAGTACCTGGCGCAAGTCCTTGCTCGCACTCGTGGCTCGCTGGTTCCGCAAGCCTTACATCTTGCACGCGCACGGCGCGGAGTTTCATGAGTTCTATCCCAAACAGCCGCGAGTGTTACAGCAGTG contains these protein-coding regions:
- a CDS encoding F420-non-reducing hydrogenase subunit A, selenocysteine-containing translates to MDENIQTVWNEAQTRANEAYYAQRRRITVDPITRLEGHGKIDIFLNEQGEVERAYFQVPELRGFEVFSLGRPAEDMPQITSRICGVCPTAHHMAATKALDDLYRVEPPSPARKIRELVYNTFMLEDHALHVYVLGGPDFIVGPDAPPEMRNVLGVIQTVGIDIGKRVISTRRRLREFIAYLGGKVVHPVLGLPGGVAKGIAPEDLPRFQELAKDALDFALFTLQVFHDVVLKNQAYVDLITSDTYTHRTYYMGLVDEKNRVNFYDGKVRVVSPEGKEYAKFAAQAYLDYIAEHVEPWSYVKFCYLKGVGWKGFTDGAESGIYSVAPLARLNASDGMATPEAQKAYEEFFNTFGQKPVHHTLANHWARVIEMVYAAERIVELLNDPEITSQNLRVIPTTSPTVGVGVVEAPRGTLFHHYETDEDGILRKVNLIVATQNNSARMAMSVEKAAKGLIHGGEVSDGLLNKVEMAFRAYDPCHACATHSLPGQMPLVLTVYGAHGEVLHQQKR
- a CDS encoding hydrogenase expression/formation protein, translating into MERTARTLVLALGNDLLGDDGVGLEAARQIAGQVDGSVDVQETGEAGLALLELLEGYGRALLIDSIVTGRYPPGTVIEFSPEDFRRVIAPSPHYAGLPEVLEMAHRLNLEFPRHIRILAMEVQNPYEFHVGFSEPVQEALPRLVQRALQILRQWQQETTAAADSA